Within Candidatus Cloacimonadota bacterium, the genomic segment TACATAATCTCCATCTTTAAACTCAAGTGCGATTCTGCTGCCAATCATAGCTCTCTTATCCATGGGCTACCTCCGTGCATTTTACCATGTAGTTTACAAAAACTCCGGGACATGCAATTAATTCGGGATCCAATTCGCCAATTTCCACAATCTCTTCAACTTCAGCGATAGTTATTTTGCCTGCCATTGCCATAATAGGATTGCTATTGCGTGCTGTTTTACGGAAGACAAGATTGCCCATTTTATCTGCTTTATAAGCCTTAATAATGGCAATATCGGCTTCGATGGCGGGCTCCAAAATGTAATTCTTAGAATTCAAGTTTATCACTTGTTTTCCTTCTTCCACAACTGTACCCAACCCCGTGGGAGTAAGAATTCCTCCCAAGCCGGCTCCGGCTGCGCGAACCCGTTCCATTAAAGTGCCTTGG encodes:
- a CDS encoding 3-oxoacid CoA-transferase subunit A, encoding MAKLISAAEAANMIKPGSRVAIGGFLAVGAPECIIDAIVEQKIGDLHMIVIASDWEDRGVGKLVVANLIKSAQVSHLGTNRTIQAQMNSNQVQIELVPQGTLMERVRAAGAGLGGILTPTGLGTVVEEGKQVINLNSKNYILEPAIEADIAIIKAYKADKMGNLVFRKTARNSNPIMAMAGKITIAEVEEIVEIGELDPELIACPGVFVNYMVKCTEVAHG